The Xanthobacter flavus genome includes a window with the following:
- a CDS encoding c-type cytochrome — MRALLVSAALLLTATGAAHADPDVAKGETIFKKCMACHAVGPDAKVKVGPPLNGIVGAKWAHFEGYAYSQDLKDGAAAGKVWDDANLNDYIENPKHLAPKGKMAFAGIKSEPERADLIAFLAQFKPDGSK, encoded by the coding sequence ATGCGCGCACTGCTCGTTTCCGCAGCTCTGCTTCTCACTGCAACTGGCGCGGCCCATGCCGATCCGGATGTGGCCAAAGGCGAGACGATTTTCAAGAAATGCATGGCCTGCCATGCGGTTGGCCCGGATGCGAAGGTCAAGGTGGGGCCGCCGCTGAACGGAATCGTCGGGGCCAAGTGGGCGCACTTCGAAGGCTATGCCTATTCCCAGGACCTCAAGGACGGCGCCGCCGCCGGCAAGGTGTGGGACGACGCCAACCTGAACGACTATATCGAGAACCCCAAGCATCTGGCGCCGAAGGGGAAAATGGCATTCGCCGGCATCAAGAGCGAGCCGGAGCGGGCAGACCTCATAGCCTTTCTCGCCCAGTTCAAGCCCGATGGCAGCAAGTGA
- a CDS encoding formylmethanofuran dehydrogenase subunit C — protein MSGFRLTLKAPLAARVDASSLLPAALAGANVADVAARSLPFGTGTALLGDLFAVEATEQDGLVISGDRRLDHVGAGMTAGEVRIEGSVGAAAGAGMSGGRLTISGDAGDGLAAGLSGGRIEVFGNAGDRVGGPQPGERQGMRGGVVSIAGSVGDGLGARLRGGLILVGGNAGTCAADGLLAGTLAIAGRLGPGAGRGMKRGTVLVATAPDALAPGFIEAGPQDFIALKLLARRVPDLAALFGGQLSGRAVRLVGNRLAGGEGEILVLN, from the coding sequence ATGAGCGGATTCCGCCTGACCTTGAAAGCCCCCCTCGCCGCGCGGGTGGATGCATCGAGCCTTCTGCCCGCGGCGCTGGCTGGCGCGAACGTGGCCGATGTGGCGGCCCGCAGCCTGCCGTTCGGGACCGGCACGGCTCTGCTGGGCGACCTATTCGCGGTGGAGGCCACCGAACAGGACGGGCTCGTCATCTCCGGAGATCGGCGGCTCGACCATGTGGGCGCCGGCATGACCGCCGGTGAGGTTCGGATCGAGGGCAGCGTCGGCGCGGCGGCGGGCGCGGGCATGAGCGGCGGGCGTCTCACCATCTCGGGAGATGCCGGAGATGGGCTCGCCGCCGGCCTAAGTGGCGGGCGGATCGAGGTTTTCGGCAATGCCGGCGACCGCGTCGGCGGCCCGCAGCCGGGCGAGCGGCAAGGCATGCGGGGCGGTGTCGTTTCCATCGCCGGCTCGGTGGGGGACGGCCTGGGCGCGCGGCTGCGTGGCGGCCTGATCCTGGTGGGCGGCAATGCCGGGACGTGTGCGGCTGACGGCTTGTTAGCCGGCACATTGGCGATTGCGGGACGGCTTGGTCCCGGCGCGGGCCGTGGCATGAAGCGGGGTACCGTCCTCGTGGCCACCGCTCCCGATGCCCTGGCGCCGGGCTTTATCGAGGCCGGCCCTCAGGATTTCATAGCCTTGAAGCTGCTGGCCAGACGGGTGCCGGACTTAGCTGCGCTGTTCGGCGGGCAGTTGTCAGGCAGGGCGGTGCGGCTCGTCGGCAACCGGCTGGCCGGCGGAGAAGGCGAAATCCTCGTCCTGAATTGA
- the fhcD gene encoding formylmethanofuran--tetrahydromethanopterin N-formyltransferase produces the protein MSAPAPLIINGVEIRDSFAEAFPMAGTRLIITADTPRWAHTAAASLTGFATSVIGCGCEAAIEREIPAAETPDGRPGYAVLIFAMSLKDLKKIVPLRAGQCVLTSPTSALYAGLQGGAAVPLGKALRYFGDGHQISKNLGGSRIWRIPVMEGEFVCDEIVGSTTAAVGGGNFLILARSRPAALAAAEAAVAAMGQVRGAIMPFPGGVVRSGSKVGSKYAGLIASSNEAYCPTLRGIAKTALPAEVESVLEIVIDGLSEGEVADSMRAGITAVCGLGAAGGVVAVDAGNYGGNLGPFHFKLHQLMAPVSGATPEAGR, from the coding sequence GTGAGCGCGCCGGCCCCCCTCATCATCAACGGCGTCGAGATTCGCGACAGCTTCGCCGAGGCGTTTCCCATGGCGGGGACGCGCCTGATCATCACCGCCGATACGCCGCGCTGGGCGCATACGGCGGCGGCGAGCCTCACGGGGTTCGCGACCTCGGTCATCGGTTGTGGTTGTGAGGCGGCTATCGAACGGGAGATTCCCGCCGCCGAGACGCCGGACGGGCGCCCCGGCTATGCCGTGCTCATCTTCGCCATGTCCCTCAAGGACCTTAAGAAGATCGTGCCGCTTCGGGCCGGCCAATGCGTGCTCACCTCGCCCACCTCGGCGCTTTATGCGGGCCTTCAGGGCGGCGCCGCCGTGCCGCTCGGCAAGGCGCTGCGCTATTTCGGTGATGGCCACCAGATATCGAAAAACCTTGGTGGCAGCCGCATTTGGCGCATTCCCGTGATGGAGGGCGAGTTCGTCTGCGACGAGATCGTCGGCTCGACCACGGCGGCGGTGGGGGGCGGCAACTTCCTCATTCTCGCCCGCTCGCGCCCGGCGGCCCTTGCGGCTGCGGAGGCTGCGGTGGCGGCCATGGGGCAGGTGCGCGGCGCCATCATGCCCTTCCCCGGCGGGGTCGTGCGCTCCGGCTCCAAGGTTGGGTCCAAATATGCCGGCCTGATCGCCTCCTCCAACGAGGCCTATTGCCCGACCCTGCGCGGCATCGCCAAGACTGCTTTGCCGGCTGAAGTTGAGAGCGTGCTGGAAATCGTCATCGACGGCCTGAGCGAGGGCGAGGTGGCGGACAGCATGCGCGCCGGCATCACCGCCGTGTGCGGCCTCGGTGCCGCGGGCGGGGTGGTGGCGGTGGATGCCGGCAATTACGGCGGCAACCTCGGACCCTTCCATTTCAAGCTGCATCAACTGATGGCGCCGGTTTCCGGCGCGACCCCGGAGGCGGGACGATGA
- a CDS encoding formylmethanofuran dehydrogenase subunit A, producing the protein MRTRVTGGRVFDPANGIIDQVRDVVVEDGRVIADPGPGGSEEVVNASGCIVLAGGIDLHSHIAGGKVNLGRLLMNEDRALFPEPFGDFCGCGGGRAAPTTHATGCRYSQMGYTAVFEPAVVGANARHAHLEMADIPNIDTGGFLVLGNDDFLLRLIAMGEGQQAINDYVAWMLKATQSCAIKIVNPGGINAFKFNGRNLDLDEAGPFYDMTPRRILNTLQRAVTELGVPHPIHLHGCNLGIPGNVKTTLATMGATEGFPLHLTHIQFHSYGTEGDRHFSSGAAEIAEAVNAMPHISVDVGQIMFGQTVTASADLMSQYRNHNIADPKKWIGMDIEMDAACGVVPFNYRDTSFVNALQWAIGLELFLLIEDPWRVYLTTDHPNGGPFTSYPHLIRLLMDKPFRDHHLRQIHKAARSHTRLESIAREYTLEEIAVVTRAAPARTLGLKDRGHLGPGARADVVLYEDQADREAMFAHPRLVMKDGEVVVVNGEIVALTEGRTYAVHPPSDPLMDKRLERWFDEAVGLKSSHYQIADSEIRGGQGPEIVELKP; encoded by the coding sequence ATGAGGACGCGCGTCACCGGCGGGCGGGTGTTCGATCCCGCCAACGGCATCATCGACCAGGTGCGCGATGTCGTCGTCGAGGACGGCCGCGTCATCGCCGATCCGGGGCCGGGCGGCAGCGAGGAGGTGGTGAACGCCTCCGGCTGCATCGTACTCGCCGGCGGCATCGACCTGCACAGCCATATCGCTGGCGGCAAGGTGAATCTCGGCCGCCTCCTCATGAACGAGGACCGCGCCCTTTTCCCCGAGCCGTTCGGCGATTTCTGCGGCTGTGGTGGCGGGCGGGCGGCGCCGACCACCCACGCCACCGGCTGCCGCTATTCGCAGATGGGCTATACGGCGGTGTTCGAGCCGGCCGTGGTGGGCGCCAACGCCCGCCATGCCCATCTCGAGATGGCGGACATCCCGAACATCGACACCGGCGGGTTCCTGGTGCTGGGCAATGACGACTTCCTGCTGCGCCTGATCGCCATGGGCGAAGGCCAGCAGGCGATCAATGACTATGTGGCCTGGATGCTCAAGGCGACCCAGAGCTGCGCCATCAAGATCGTCAATCCCGGCGGCATCAACGCCTTCAAGTTCAACGGCCGAAACCTCGATCTGGACGAGGCCGGCCCCTTCTACGACATGACGCCCCGGCGCATCCTCAATACGCTGCAACGGGCGGTGACGGAGCTGGGCGTTCCCCATCCCATCCACCTGCACGGCTGCAACCTCGGCATTCCGGGCAATGTGAAGACCACGCTCGCGACCATGGGGGCGACGGAGGGCTTTCCCCTCCACCTTACCCACATCCAGTTCCACTCCTACGGCACCGAGGGCGACCGCCACTTCTCTTCCGGCGCCGCCGAGATCGCGGAAGCGGTGAACGCCATGCCGCACATCTCGGTGGACGTGGGCCAGATCATGTTCGGCCAGACGGTGACCGCCTCGGCCGACCTCATGTCGCAATACCGCAACCACAACATCGCCGATCCCAAGAAGTGGATCGGCATGGATATCGAAATGGATGCGGCCTGCGGCGTGGTGCCGTTCAACTACCGCGACACGTCCTTCGTGAACGCCCTGCAATGGGCCATCGGGCTTGAGCTGTTCCTGCTCATTGAGGACCCCTGGCGGGTCTACCTCACCACGGACCATCCCAACGGCGGCCCCTTCACCTCCTATCCGCACCTCATCCGCCTGCTGATGGACAAGCCGTTCCGCGACCATCACCTGCGGCAGATCCACAAGGCCGCGCGCTCCCACACCCGGCTTGAAAGCATCGCCCGCGAATACACGCTAGAGGAGATCGCCGTCGTCACCCGCGCCGCGCCGGCCCGCACTTTGGGCCTCAAGGATCGCGGCCACCTCGGCCCCGGCGCGCGGGCGGACGTGGTGCTCTATGAGGATCAGGCCGACCGCGAGGCCATGTTCGCCCACCCGCGTCTCGTGATGAAAGACGGCGAGGTCGTGGTGGTGAATGGCGAGATCGTCGCCCTCACCGAAGGGCGCACCTATGCGGTGCATCCGCCCTCCGATCCGTTGATGGACAAGCGTTTGGAGCGGTGGTTCGACGAGGCGGTGGGCCTGAAATCCAGCCATTACCAGATCGCCGACAGCGAAATCCGCGGCGGCCAGGGCCCCGAGATCGTGGAGCTGAAGCCGTGA
- a CDS encoding formylmethanofuran dehydrogenase has product MSSGETTEADAPRIVRDVVCGFCGLGCDDIEVAVAGRVVMPRKACADAARLLARGDVPPPSPRVNGAPVSLAEAAAAAAGHLKAARASVFSGLGADLEGHRRLYDIAMTAGASIDHSASAGLFANLDRLARRGWIAATLAEVRNRCDLLVVFGDDPAASFGRLFERIMPVRAGEGGDAAPLFAPSARRVVMIGAPFSDASRKALAGHELSEIRVPPEQVATAGAMLASALAGRDIGAVPVLPGLAGASLAELAGLLRAARYSVFTWNAATLPASDAAAVAGSAAEAVDLLSPTTRAAVLPLGGRDNVTGAHQLALWRFGYPLRTVIGAGTSRHAPDLYATETALEDADLLLHASAFRPDPPPDFTAGPVIALAHPDTSFAREPDVFIPVGTPGVDHPGHVFRMDSVVCLPLQGLRPAELPSVAEAASAILANLGRGA; this is encoded by the coding sequence ATGTCATCGGGCGAAACGACCGAAGCCGATGCCCCCCGCATCGTGCGAGACGTGGTGTGCGGGTTCTGCGGCCTCGGCTGCGACGACATCGAGGTGGCCGTCGCCGGCCGCGTGGTGATGCCGCGCAAGGCCTGCGCCGATGCCGCCCGCCTCCTGGCGCGTGGCGACGTGCCTCCCCCTTCTCCCCGCGTCAACGGCGCGCCCGTAAGCCTTGCCGAGGCTGCGGCGGCTGCGGCGGGCCACCTGAAGGCGGCGCGTGCGTCCGTCTTCTCCGGGCTCGGCGCTGATCTCGAAGGGCACCGGCGGCTCTACGATATCGCCATGACGGCGGGCGCGAGCATTGACCATTCCGCGTCGGCCGGGCTGTTCGCCAATCTCGACCGCCTGGCGCGCCGGGGGTGGATCGCCGCGACGCTCGCCGAAGTGCGCAACCGCTGCGACCTGCTGGTGGTGTTCGGCGATGATCCCGCCGCGAGCTTCGGCCGCCTGTTCGAGCGCATCATGCCGGTGCGCGCGGGCGAAGGCGGCGACGCCGCCCCTTTGTTCGCCCCCTCCGCCCGCCGGGTGGTGATGATCGGCGCGCCGTTCTCGGACGCCTCGCGCAAGGCGCTCGCCGGCCATGAGCTGAGCGAAATCCGCGTGCCGCCCGAACAGGTGGCCACGGCCGGCGCCATGCTGGCGTCCGCCCTCGCCGGCCGCGACATCGGCGCCGTTCCGGTGCTGCCGGGCCTAGCCGGAGCCTCGCTGGCGGAGCTTGCAGGCCTGCTGCGCGCGGCGCGCTACAGCGTCTTCACCTGGAACGCCGCGACACTGCCGGCTTCAGATGCGGCTGCTGTCGCCGGCTCCGCCGCCGAAGCGGTCGACCTCCTCTCTCCCACCACCCGTGCGGCGGTGCTGCCTCTTGGCGGACGCGACAACGTGACGGGCGCCCACCAGCTTGCGCTCTGGCGCTTCGGCTATCCCCTGCGCACGGTGATCGGCGCCGGCACCTCCCGCCACGCGCCGGACCTCTACGCGACCGAAACGGCGCTGGAGGACGCGGACCTCCTGCTCCACGCCAGCGCCTTCCGGCCCGATCCGCCCCCGGACTTCACGGCCGGTCCGGTCATCGCCCTCGCCCATCCCGACACGTCGTTTGCCCGCGAGCCGGACGTGTTCATCCCCGTCGGCACCCCCGGCGTCGATCATCCGGGGCATGTCTTCCGCATGGATTCCGTCGTCTGCCTTCCGCTCCAGGGCCTGCGCCCCGCCGAGCTTCCCAGCGTCGCCGAGGCGGCCTCCGCCATCCTCGCCAACCTTGGGAGGGGCGCATGA